A window of the Ostrea edulis chromosome 1, xbOstEdul1.1, whole genome shotgun sequence genome harbors these coding sequences:
- the LOC130051187 gene encoding zinc finger protein 862-like, protein MCEVEATRGSPNETFVWFPGSLTTTHSRQGTREPRESMASWPIKFTPGSKPGQASKRKRDVDNSKLKYEKQRKREFKEDWKEGREWLQFDGEKMTCNLCQVHGMGECRNVQNFVTGSVNFRYSGIIDHENSRFHRQAVERFYAKENVRENKQSEAHKAIVSMDQSIRQSLETKFRNIHALVKYNRPISDFTWLNALDQRKGLEHGTTYNNRWAATAFLECISETVKSEVVGTVQNSQFFSITMDGSTDSGTIEQETLFIRCCVHGKIELKFLCIGEPRSTCALDLLEFVKEKIEENKLADQMHKLVGFGCDGASNMLGRHNGLVSLLKRDYVEMLGVHCLAHRLELAHKDALKDDRQYVQLSTLLLGLYYFYKNSAKQRKNLRDCMKVRYM, encoded by the coding sequence ATGTGTGAGGTGGAAGCCACTCGAGGATCTCCAAATGAAACTTTTGTCTGGTTCCCTGGCTCACTAACAACGACGCATAGTAGACAGGGAACCAGGGAACCGCGCGAAAGTATGGCGTCGTGGCCGATCAAATTTACACCGGGATCAAAACCAGGCCAAGcatcaaaaagaaaaagagatgtGGACAATAGTAAGTTAAAGTATGAAAAACAGAGAAAGAGGGAATTTAAAGAGGACTGGAAAGAAGGTAGAGAGTGGTTACAGTTTGATGGTGAGAAAATGACCTGTAACCTGTGCCAAGTTCACGGGATGGGCGAATGTCGGAATGTGCAGAATTTTGTTACAGGTTCAGTTAACTTTCGATACTCAGGGATAATTGATCATGAAAATTCCAGATTTCATCGTCAAGCAGTTGAGCGTTTCTATGCTAAAGAGAATGTACGTGAAAATAAACAATCTGAAGCACACAAGGCTATAGTGTCGATGGACCAATCTATTCGGCAGTCGTTAGAAACGAAGTTCAGAAATATTCACGCCCTAGTTAAATATAATAGGCCAATATCGGACTTTACATGGCTTAATGCACTTGATCAAAGAAAAGGATTAGAACACGGCACAACTTACAACAATCGTTGGGCAGCCACAGCATTTTTGGAATGCATTTCTGAAACTGTGAAAAGTGAAGTGGTTGGAACTGTTCAGAACTCTCAGTTTTTTTCCATAACAATGGACGGATCAACAGACAGTGGTACTATTGAACAAGAAACCCTGTTTATCAGATGCTGTGTGCATGGGAAAATAGAATTGAAATTCTTATGCATTGGTGAGCCAAGATCAACTTGTGCACTGGATTTGTTGGAATTTGTGAAAGagaaaattgaagaaaacaaGCTAGCCGATCAAATGCACAAGTTAGTAGGATTTGGATGTGATGGGGCTTCGAACATGCTTGGACGTCATAACGGCCTTGTTTCACTTCTCAAGAGGGACTACGTTGAGATGTTGGGTGTTCACTGTTTAGCTCATAGATTGGAGCTTGCTCACAAGGATGCTCTTAAAGATGATCGTCAGTACGTTCAGCTCTCTACACTCCTCTTAGGACTCTactatttttataaaaatagtGCCAAGCAGAGAAAGAATTTGAGAGACTGTATGAAGGTGAGATACATGTAA